A stretch of DNA from Treponema primitia ZAS-1:
ATTGGCATCCTCTTTAAAAAGCTAGTACAATATATTATATTGTTATATATCAATATATGTATATTAAACCTATATTATTTCTTTGTCAAGAGAAAACATAGTTTATTTTTTGGTTTATTGTATTTTTATCTTGACTTATACTATATCATATCATATACTGCCATCATCAAAGGGATAAGTACCGGCAAAAAATAGCTTCGATCCTGGTTCATTTATTCTCTCAGAGAAGATGATAGTATTTAAGGATGTTAAATAATGGTTATCCGGTTCATTCTTAACGGAAAAAAATGTCGTAACATTGTTGATTCATCTACCAGGCTCATTGATTTGCTGCGGGAGGGCTGTGGTATAACAAGCGTCCGGGAAGGCTGCGGCGCGGGGGAATGCGGGTCCTGTACGGTTCTTCTAAACGGTAATCCTGTTTGTTCCTGCCTGACCCCGGCGGTACAGGTTCGGAATTGTGAAATCATCACGATTGACGGACTGGAACGGGATGGAGAACTTGCTTTACTGCAAAAAGCCTTCCTTGATAACGATGCCGTGCAATGCGGATTCTGTACGCCGGGGATGATCCTTACCGCAAAGGCGTTGCTTGATAAAAATCCTAACCCAAGTAAAGACGAAATACGACATGCCCTGGGGGGAAACATCTGTCGTTGTACCGGGTACATCCCCATCCTGCGGGCCGTCGAGGCGGCGGCAAAGCAGGGACGGACAACGCAATGAAACATCCCGACCCGCTGATTCCCGGATCGTTAGATGAACTTCTCAAACTTATTGAGCGGTATTCAGGCAGCTATATCTTCGCAGCGGGCGGAACCGACTGTTTAGCTAAATTAGGCGGGTATATGTCACCCCGTTACCGCCTAATCGATATTTCCGGCATAGATGAATTGAAGGGGATCTCCCTCGAACAGGATGATCTGTGTATCGGGGCGCTTGAAACTATGACTTCCCTGTCCGAAGACGGCCGGATAAAACAATATGCCCCTTGCCTTGCCATGGCCGCTGCCAAAGTGGGGTCCTGGCAAATCCGGAACAGGGCGACCCTGGGCGGTAATCTGGCCAATGCCTCCCCGGCGGCGGATACTCCGGCTGCCTTGGCTGCCCTGGATACGGGGGTTTTGCTCGCTTCCTTACGGGGGAGGCGGGAACTACCGGTTGATGCAGTCTTGACCGGGCCAAACCGTACCGCCCTTGAGCCCGGTGAGGTGATAACGGGATTTCGTATCCCCCTGCGGCAAGGACGGACCTCCGCTTTCGGTAAAATAGGCAGCCGAACCGAGGTGAGCATTGCACGGCTCAACCTGGCGGCAGCCATGGGAGGAGAGGTGGAACCCCGGGTATTTGTGGGAACCCTGGGAACAGCTGCTCTGCGTTGTCGTGAAGCGGAATCGGCGCTCACCCGGAGGGGTGTTCCGGATCCTGCTCCCTTTTGCGCCGCCCTTTCAAGACTGGTTGAAAAAGCCATTCCCGGACGATCCACCCTCCCCTACAAAATTTCCGCCATACAGGCCTTAGGCGAAGATGTTTTTTCGGCGCTTTGGGGATCCGGAACCACCGGGGGCAGCGTATGAGCGGATACAAGTTTATCGGGAAAAACCTGCGCCGTTCCGATGGGCCGGATAAGGTAAAAGGACAGTATCATTATCTGGCGGATTCCTTTGCCGAAAGCTCCCTGTACGGGGCAGTACTTTTCAGCACCCACGCCCATGCAAGGGTTATTTCCATAGATACCCGGAGCGCTCGGTCTATGCCCGGTGTCACGGTACTGACCTTTGAGGATGCTCCAACCGAACGATACAACAGCGGTGAATGGTTCCCGGGGCAGAACGACCCTCCGGATGAAACCATTTTGACCGGACATGTCCGGCATGTCGGTGACCGGGTTGCACTGATACTGGCGCCCGATAGGCGGACAGCCCTGGAAGCGCGGAACCGTATCAAGGTGGTATATGAACCCCTGCCGCCCATTACCGATATGCTGAGTGCCGGGGATAATGCAGGCCTGTTGCATGAAGACGGGGTACCGGCCTTTCCGGGCCGCATTGAGTACGGCGATATAGATGCGGCTTTCGCCAACCCAAGCTTTGTGGAACGGGACACCATAGTAACGCCCCGGATCCATCATGCCGCCATGGAAACCCACGCAATCCTTGTTATTCCCCGGGCAGAGCAGGTTCTGGAAATACGCAGCCCTTGCCAAATCGCCTTCGGTGTCCAGCATGCGGTGTCCATGGTAGTACCCCTGCCGCTTTCGAAAATCCGGGTGATCAAGGTCCCCATGGGAGGATCCTTCGGCGGGAAACAGGAAGTGGTCTTTGAACCCCTTTGCGCTTGGGCGGCATACCGGCTGGGGCGTCCCGTATTCATCAACACGTCCCGTGAAGAAACCATGCTTGCCACCCGTACGCGGGCTGCGGCTATGGGTACCATAGAAACGGCCCTTGACGCTGAAGGCAAGATTCTGGGGCGGCGGGTTTCCATGCTGGTCGATGCCGGAGCATACCTGACGGGTACCAAAAAGGTGATGATGGCCATGGGTAAAAAAATATCCCGCCTGTATGCCATCCCTGC
This window harbors:
- a CDS encoding (2Fe-2S)-binding protein, whose amino-acid sequence is MVIRFILNGKKCRNIVDSSTRLIDLLREGCGITSVREGCGAGECGSCTVLLNGNPVCSCLTPAVQVRNCEIITIDGLERDGELALLQKAFLDNDAVQCGFCTPGMILTAKALLDKNPNPSKDEIRHALGGNICRCTGYIPILRAVEAAAKQGRTTQ
- a CDS encoding FAD binding domain-containing protein — encoded protein: MKHPDPLIPGSLDELLKLIERYSGSYIFAAGGTDCLAKLGGYMSPRYRLIDISGIDELKGISLEQDDLCIGALETMTSLSEDGRIKQYAPCLAMAAAKVGSWQIRNRATLGGNLANASPAADTPAALAALDTGVLLASLRGRRELPVDAVLTGPNRTALEPGEVITGFRIPLRQGRTSAFGKIGSRTEVSIARLNLAAAMGGEVEPRVFVGTLGTAALRCREAESALTRRGVPDPAPFCAALSRLVEKAIPGRSTLPYKISAIQALGEDVFSALWGSGTTGGSV